One Actinospica robiniae DSM 44927 genomic region harbors:
- a CDS encoding ATP-binding protein, giving the protein MPDHNAALAQGPTPREPQISTGELSVHLAAGDLAAVSNLRRTARTKLAAWAIAPGRTDDILVVLSELVTNALVHTEGPARVRLECRSGQVLLHVSDINPAVPDLETMPEMEAEGGYGLACIAAALADEITTSPEPSGKGNGNGNGKTVTAAFSIATLS; this is encoded by the coding sequence ATGCCCGACCACAATGCTGCCCTCGCACAAGGACCGACGCCCCGGGAGCCTCAGATTTCGACCGGGGAGCTGAGCGTTCACCTCGCGGCCGGCGACCTCGCCGCCGTCTCCAACCTGCGCCGCACCGCGCGCACCAAACTGGCGGCCTGGGCCATCGCCCCAGGACGGACCGACGACATCCTCGTCGTCTTGTCCGAACTGGTTACCAACGCCCTCGTGCACACCGAAGGTCCTGCGCGGGTGCGGCTCGAATGCCGATCTGGTCAAGTCCTCCTGCACGTCAGCGATATCAATCCGGCCGTTCCTGATCTCGAGACCATGCCGGAGATGGAGGCCGAGGGCGGCTACGGTTTGGCGTGCATCGCAGCCGCACTCGCCGACGAGATCACCACATCACCGGAGCCGAGCGGCAAGGGCAACGGCAACGGCAACGGCAAGACAGTCACCGCCGCTTTCAGTATTGCCACGCTGAGCTAA
- a CDS encoding type IV secretory system conjugative DNA transfer family protein, with translation MGYLPPFLASAFLFAEWNWPQLISLLGLAAAYGAIGARKLRRRRQRAFAEGARVLEIACPPESGPAGATTLWGNLLGLHRPRWRRLISGQPHVSFEYAFTGRDLAVRMWVPGTVPPDFVERAVEAAWPGARATGLDLPVSPLLPAGPRGAVSGGRLVLARGEALPLAVKHEADPLRPLIGAGTALNTSQGACLQILARPASASRCARTRRRLRTLEGKRATTGPGLVFDVYRRPGDFMDSRLHADARAAAGKLAGSLYEVEIRYAAACPAKTETAAHGRRRMHRDTDPVAAAAARGICHAIASASGVFADRNHLRRRRLRDPARIIAARQMIRGQLCSIPELAALAHLPWDANTPGLTRAGARPVPPATRILTGSGSGSTPAKILGDADAGPARPIALGIADARAHLHVMGKTGSGKSTLLAQMILQDAAAGRGTVVIDPKGDLITDLLDRLPQSALYRPIVLFDPTDSRLRPPRVNMLDGAEPDLAVDHLVGIFSKLYASYWGPRTDDLLRAACLTLIHASAHGHDLPTPTLAAVPDLLSVAPLRRRYVKQLPSEYGVLHGFWTWYGQLSDPARASITAPLLNKLRSFLLRDYPARVVGSGPTDLDLGSILDGGILLARLPKGVLGEDGARLLGSFLVAKTWQAAAARAGSLGAQRKDASMVIDEAHNFLTLPIGVEDMLAEARGYRLSLTLAHQDLAQLPAGMREAISANARNKIYFNASPEDAARLARHTSPHLTEHDLAHLGAFQAATRLAVDASEQPACTLVTRPLGPSIPGRADQARVRAAATQDTGSATPGGMSSEVQG, from the coding sequence ATGGGATACCTTCCTCCGTTCCTGGCGTCCGCGTTCTTGTTCGCCGAGTGGAACTGGCCGCAGCTGATCAGCCTCCTGGGTCTCGCCGCCGCGTACGGCGCGATCGGTGCCAGGAAGCTGCGGCGCCGCAGGCAACGCGCGTTCGCCGAGGGCGCACGGGTACTGGAGATCGCCTGCCCGCCGGAGTCCGGACCCGCAGGGGCGACGACGCTCTGGGGGAACCTGCTCGGTCTTCACCGGCCACGATGGCGGCGGCTCATCAGCGGCCAGCCACATGTCAGCTTCGAGTACGCGTTCACCGGGCGCGATCTGGCCGTGCGCATGTGGGTCCCGGGCACCGTCCCGCCGGACTTCGTCGAGCGCGCAGTCGAGGCCGCGTGGCCCGGAGCCCGCGCGACCGGGCTCGATCTACCTGTATCCCCACTTCTTCCAGCCGGACCGCGCGGCGCCGTCTCCGGCGGCAGACTCGTTCTCGCACGAGGTGAGGCTCTTCCCCTCGCGGTCAAACACGAGGCCGATCCGCTGCGGCCGCTCATCGGCGCAGGCACCGCCCTCAACACCAGTCAAGGCGCGTGCCTGCAAATCCTCGCCAGACCCGCGAGCGCGAGCAGGTGCGCACGGACGCGACGTCGTCTGCGGACACTCGAAGGAAAGCGCGCAACCACCGGTCCAGGCCTGGTCTTCGATGTATACCGGCGCCCGGGCGACTTCATGGACTCCCGGCTACACGCCGACGCGCGCGCGGCTGCGGGCAAGCTCGCCGGCTCGCTCTACGAGGTGGAGATCCGCTACGCGGCCGCCTGCCCAGCGAAGACAGAGACCGCGGCACACGGTCGACGGCGCATGCACCGCGATACCGATCCGGTTGCGGCCGCGGCGGCACGCGGGATCTGCCATGCGATCGCCTCGGCGTCCGGCGTCTTTGCCGACCGCAACCATCTGCGTCGCAGGCGTCTGCGCGACCCGGCGCGCATTATCGCCGCGCGGCAGATGATCCGCGGACAGCTCTGCTCCATCCCCGAGCTCGCCGCGCTTGCGCACTTGCCGTGGGACGCGAACACTCCGGGCCTCACCCGTGCCGGAGCACGCCCGGTACCGCCCGCAACCAGGATCCTCACCGGCAGCGGCTCAGGATCTACTCCTGCGAAGATCCTCGGCGACGCCGACGCGGGACCAGCCCGGCCCATCGCGCTCGGCATCGCAGACGCGCGGGCGCACCTGCACGTCATGGGCAAGACCGGGTCCGGCAAGTCCACGCTGCTCGCGCAGATGATCCTCCAGGACGCGGCGGCCGGGCGCGGCACGGTGGTGATCGACCCGAAGGGCGATCTCATCACGGACCTACTCGATCGGCTTCCGCAATCCGCCCTCTACCGGCCGATCGTGCTGTTCGATCCCACCGATTCAAGGCTGCGCCCACCGCGGGTGAACATGCTCGACGGCGCCGAACCAGACCTCGCCGTCGACCACCTCGTGGGCATCTTCTCCAAGCTCTACGCCAGCTACTGGGGACCCCGCACCGACGACCTCCTACGGGCCGCGTGCCTGACGCTGATCCACGCGAGCGCGCACGGGCACGATCTGCCGACACCCACGCTCGCGGCCGTGCCGGACCTGCTCTCGGTCGCCCCTCTGCGCCGACGCTACGTCAAGCAGTTACCCAGCGAATATGGCGTGCTGCACGGGTTCTGGACTTGGTACGGCCAGCTCTCGGATCCTGCCCGTGCAAGCATCACGGCGCCGTTGCTCAACAAGCTCCGCAGCTTCCTGCTGCGCGACTACCCGGCCCGTGTCGTCGGCTCCGGGCCGACCGACCTCGATCTCGGATCGATCCTCGACGGCGGGATCCTCCTCGCCCGCCTACCGAAAGGGGTGCTGGGCGAGGACGGCGCCCGGTTGCTCGGCTCGTTCCTTGTAGCGAAGACGTGGCAGGCCGCCGCGGCCCGCGCCGGCAGCCTCGGCGCGCAGCGCAAGGACGCGTCGATGGTGATCGACGAGGCGCACAACTTCCTCACCCTCCCGATCGGCGTCGAGGACATGCTCGCCGAAGCACGCGGCTACCGGCTCTCGCTCACCCTCGCCCACCAAGACCTCGCTCAACTGCCGGCCGGAATGCGCGAGGCGATCAGCGCGAACGCCCGCAACAAGATCTACTTCAACGCCTCGCCCGAAGACGCGGCCCGACTGGCCCGGCACACGTCGCCGCACCTGACTGAACACGATCTCGCGCACCTCGGCGCCTTCCAAGCCGCGACCCGGCTGGCAGTCGACGCGTCCGAACAGCCCGCCTGTACCCTCGTCACCCGCCCGCTCGGCCCCTCGATCCCTGGCCGAGCCGACCAGGCGCGCGTACGCGCCGCCGCCACTCAGGACACAGGTTCGGCGACACCGGGCGGCATGTCGTCCGAGGTGCAGGGATGA
- a CDS encoding PrgI family protein: MSALPAESAAPLPPVPVPADLKIDDKILGPFTARQCAIIGIGLAAAWAVVQALAGFTRPSLLAVVLAAAPPVVVALVLALARPGGVPADRLAAAAFSHVRSPRRRAAASPGAALPPGVSRLAAIYKGIHSTEGGAGVVELAHGHGQSAVLIETEPVCLHLTDSHEARAKLAAIGQVLAAQTGPFALYALAERVSLDAFAERAAARAATLGSPQLATFATAQADQFRQLADDRLNWRRRFLIAVSESGTDAQATAVHRAETTAVLLDACGLAARVLDDEEATAAITAACDPARIVAPTRLAAPARIVLGPVKAETVTEC; the protein is encoded by the coding sequence GTGAGCGCCCTGCCTGCCGAGTCCGCAGCGCCCTTGCCTCCGGTGCCGGTGCCCGCGGACCTGAAGATCGACGACAAGATCCTCGGTCCCTTCACCGCCCGGCAATGCGCGATCATCGGCATCGGACTGGCCGCTGCCTGGGCTGTAGTGCAGGCCCTGGCCGGCTTTACGCGACCGTCCCTCCTCGCGGTGGTTCTCGCCGCGGCGCCGCCGGTCGTCGTCGCCCTGGTCCTGGCGCTTGCGCGGCCTGGAGGAGTCCCAGCCGACCGCCTGGCTGCGGCAGCGTTCTCCCACGTACGATCACCGCGCCGACGAGCTGCAGCATCGCCCGGAGCGGCATTGCCGCCCGGCGTCAGCCGCCTCGCGGCTATCTACAAGGGCATCCACAGCACCGAAGGAGGCGCCGGCGTCGTCGAACTCGCCCACGGCCACGGCCAGAGCGCGGTTCTCATCGAGACCGAGCCGGTGTGCCTGCACTTGACCGATTCGCACGAGGCGCGAGCCAAGCTCGCCGCGATCGGCCAGGTACTCGCCGCCCAGACTGGCCCCTTCGCTCTCTACGCGCTCGCGGAGCGCGTCAGCCTTGATGCGTTCGCCGAACGCGCCGCAGCGAGAGCGGCAACCCTGGGCTCGCCGCAACTCGCCACGTTCGCCACTGCCCAGGCCGACCAATTTCGCCAGCTCGCTGACGATCGGCTGAACTGGCGCCGCCGGTTCCTCATCGCGGTCAGCGAATCCGGTACAGACGCCCAGGCGACCGCCGTGCACCGGGCGGAGACGACCGCCGTGTTGCTCGACGCCTGCGGTCTCGCCGCCCGCGTCCTCGACGACGAAGAGGCGACCGCGGCGATCACCGCAGCTTGCGATCCCGCCCGGATCGTCGCACCGACTCGTCTGGCAGCCCCGGCACGGATCGTCCTCGGACCCGTCAAAGCCGAGACGGTGACGGAATGCTGA
- a CDS encoding pilin codes for MPGSAPAASAALAVASISQVITNVTNLVSGFLAALATLSLTIGGLRHLMAAGDPSEVSAARRHYKEAAFGYAIAVLAPVIVGLLKQVLGE; via the coding sequence GTGCCCGGTTCCGCGCCCGCTGCCAGCGCTGCGCTCGCAGTCGCCTCGATCTCCCAGGTCATCACCAATGTCACGAACCTGGTCTCCGGGTTTCTCGCCGCTCTGGCGACGCTTTCGCTCACCATTGGCGGACTGCGGCACCTGATGGCCGCGGGCGACCCGAGCGAGGTGAGCGCGGCTCGCCGGCACTACAAGGAGGCGGCGTTCGGGTACGCGATCGCCGTCCTCGCGCCGGTGATCGTAGGGCTGCTCAAGCAGGTACTGGGCGAATGA
- a CDS encoding replication-relaxation family protein, which translates to MSAAKTTASASRYPGPSDGIAYLYFRTTPRDRWLLAMLAEHRLLTAAQIQALCFTGTRTMNMRLAQLRQLGLVDRFRSLAGALQDGQCYRYVLGPRGAVLVAAAQDLAPKEFGYDHAKLMRQGARADLRHTIGARDALVALAARGRLAAWWDEYRCLPVWGDLVRPDAYGVYEADVTEPFGFFYEYDTGSERLPQLTAKTRGYARYAAAYGGHRPILFHLPDPEREQALHRQLVADPDTRRLPIVTVTATLAERSPAQIVELGSHLDGHVWQIVGTSVRCRLTDLPAHFQKSGIALLDPATADLGARSPVPRAPRMTTVKT; encoded by the coding sequence ATGAGCGCGGCCAAGACTACGGCGTCCGCCAGCCGCTACCCCGGCCCCTCCGACGGCATCGCCTACTTGTACTTCCGCACCACGCCGCGCGATCGGTGGCTGCTGGCGATGCTCGCAGAGCATCGGCTGCTCACCGCCGCGCAGATCCAAGCCCTCTGCTTCACCGGCACCCGCACCATGAACATGCGCCTTGCCCAGCTCCGTCAGCTCGGCCTCGTCGACCGGTTTCGTTCCTTGGCCGGCGCGCTGCAGGACGGCCAGTGCTATCGCTATGTCCTCGGCCCACGCGGTGCCGTGCTGGTCGCGGCCGCACAGGACCTGGCACCGAAGGAATTCGGCTATGACCACGCGAAGCTCATGCGGCAAGGCGCCCGCGCCGATCTCCGACACACCATCGGCGCGCGAGACGCGCTCGTCGCCCTAGCCGCTCGGGGCAGGCTGGCCGCGTGGTGGGATGAGTACAGGTGCCTCCCTGTGTGGGGCGACCTGGTCCGGCCCGACGCGTACGGCGTCTACGAAGCGGACGTTACCGAGCCGTTCGGGTTCTTCTACGAGTACGACACCGGCAGCGAACGCCTTCCGCAGCTCACTGCGAAAACCAGAGGCTACGCCCGCTACGCCGCCGCATACGGCGGACATCGGCCGATCCTCTTCCACCTCCCGGATCCAGAACGTGAGCAGGCACTCCACAGGCAGCTCGTCGCCGATCCAGACACGCGCAGGCTGCCGATCGTCACAGTAACTGCCACCCTCGCCGAGCGAAGCCCGGCACAGATCGTCGAACTCGGCAGCCACCTGGACGGCCACGTCTGGCAGATCGTCGGCACTTCTGTGAGGTGCAGACTTACCGATCTGCCTGCCCACTTTCAGAAATCCGGTATCGCACTGCTGGACCCGGCGACCGCCGATCTCGGCGCGCGCTCGCCCGTTCCCCGCGCTCCGCGCATGACCACGGTCAAGACGTGA
- the amcB gene encoding cyclophane-forming radical SAM peptide maturase AmcB, whose amino-acid sequence MRRLQGPYAVRYDWTMRGGIQHPPHTFLDGVPSEAQAIRAGSDGFCLAASGDISLAGVAWCRVTRGPLEWQVLQEPDADAYRLAGLPSDDTDFSVEEPTVTAEMEITAPEERYDRFISRTFGTVVLQPTTFCPWACDYCYLPTKDQRFTMPLEVASVVAASVREQDSAGCVEVVWHGGEPLAVGLEHFVRLFEPFESLRREGRVRHAVQTGAGLITAGWCEMFADFEVTVGVSIDGPEWANSQRRDRSGRSVYGRAMHGIEVLRSHGIAFSAIAVVTPETIHRADDLADFFENLGCTHVGFNIEEYEGANHARPGIAASDAQEFWSTLLRRRAAGSSLRVRELDRLFSFLRQSRTLASPWSEHLYEPIPTVAWNGDTVLLSPELAGVHAPQYANFVLGNALTEGLLAMLARAHRARYVDEFTQALGACATGCEFYDFCRGAQAGNRYFEHSTFTATETAYCRNTRQALVHAVNDQIKGATT is encoded by the coding sequence ATGCGCAGACTTCAAGGACCGTACGCGGTCCGCTACGACTGGACGATGCGAGGCGGAATCCAGCATCCGCCGCACACGTTCCTCGACGGCGTGCCGTCCGAGGCGCAGGCCATCAGAGCTGGTAGCGACGGGTTCTGCCTCGCCGCCAGCGGGGACATCTCCCTTGCCGGCGTCGCGTGGTGTCGCGTGACGCGCGGACCGCTCGAATGGCAAGTGCTTCAGGAGCCTGATGCCGATGCATACCGGCTTGCAGGGCTTCCATCCGATGACACGGACTTCAGCGTGGAGGAACCGACCGTGACAGCCGAAATGGAGATCACCGCGCCTGAGGAACGCTACGACCGATTTATCAGCCGAACGTTCGGCACCGTTGTTCTCCAACCAACCACCTTCTGCCCGTGGGCGTGCGATTACTGCTACCTGCCGACCAAGGACCAGCGGTTCACGATGCCCCTCGAGGTTGCGTCAGTGGTCGCTGCGAGTGTCCGCGAGCAGGACTCCGCCGGATGCGTCGAAGTGGTCTGGCACGGCGGCGAGCCCTTGGCAGTCGGGCTTGAGCACTTCGTCAGGCTGTTCGAACCGTTCGAGTCGCTTCGCCGCGAAGGCCGTGTCCGCCACGCTGTCCAGACCGGGGCCGGCCTCATCACCGCAGGGTGGTGCGAGATGTTCGCCGACTTCGAGGTCACCGTTGGCGTCAGCATCGACGGGCCGGAGTGGGCGAACAGCCAGCGGCGCGATCGGTCCGGACGCAGCGTGTACGGCCGCGCTATGCACGGGATCGAGGTGCTGCGATCGCACGGCATCGCCTTCAGCGCCATCGCGGTCGTCACACCCGAGACGATTCATCGCGCGGACGATCTCGCGGACTTCTTCGAGAACCTGGGCTGTACGCACGTCGGCTTCAACATCGAGGAATACGAAGGCGCCAACCACGCGCGTCCGGGAATCGCAGCGAGCGACGCCCAGGAGTTCTGGAGCACGCTGCTGCGCCGCCGGGCGGCGGGCTCATCGCTGCGGGTGCGTGAGTTGGACCGGCTCTTCTCGTTCCTTCGCCAGTCTCGGACTCTGGCTTCTCCCTGGTCAGAGCATCTGTACGAGCCGATACCGACCGTGGCATGGAACGGCGACACCGTGCTGCTCTCCCCCGAACTGGCGGGAGTTCACGCGCCGCAATACGCGAATTTCGTGCTTGGGAACGCGCTGACCGAAGGGCTTCTCGCGATGCTCGCCCGCGCCCACCGTGCCCGCTACGTGGACGAGTTCACCCAGGCGCTCGGTGCTTGCGCCACCGGGTGCGAGTTCTACGACTTCTGCCGCGGCGCGCAGGCAGGGAACCGCTACTTCGAGCACTCGACCTTCACGGCCACGGAAACCGCCTACTGCCGCAACACCCGTCAAGCACTCGTTCACGCCGTGAACGACCAGATCAAGGGAGCCACGACATGA
- a CDS encoding pentapeptide repeat-containing protein, producing MDRLAIRDTTVELPAFDADVKLTPVASLDEQEVTSDFLLDGASLRSLDLDHVRLLTGRIQELRTSRASFTEVRGDSVEFSGCDLSSLTWTASKLTRVRFTNCKLLGAHLSDLTLEHVTFANCKLDYAIMERVKATGPVVFSGCSLAEAQFDTCDLTNTLFDGCSMHLTEFAHGIYHRCDLRGNDLSSARGVANLRSVVIDRPQILQLAEALTADLDVTFGDE from the coding sequence ATGGACCGACTCGCCATCCGCGATACGACCGTCGAACTGCCGGCCTTCGACGCCGACGTGAAGCTGACGCCCGTCGCGTCGCTCGACGAGCAGGAGGTGACGTCAGACTTTCTGCTCGACGGCGCAAGCCTGCGCAGCCTCGACCTCGACCACGTCCGGCTCCTGACCGGCCGGATCCAAGAGCTGCGCACCTCACGAGCAAGCTTCACGGAGGTCCGCGGCGACTCGGTCGAGTTCAGCGGGTGCGACTTGTCCTCGCTCACCTGGACGGCGAGCAAGCTCACCCGTGTCCGGTTCACCAACTGCAAACTGCTCGGCGCTCACCTGTCCGATCTGACGCTCGAGCACGTGACCTTCGCCAACTGCAAGCTCGACTACGCCATCATGGAGAGGGTCAAGGCCACCGGCCCCGTCGTCTTCTCCGGCTGCTCCCTCGCCGAAGCCCAGTTCGACACCTGCGACCTGACGAACACGCTGTTCGATGGCTGCTCGATGCACCTCACGGAGTTTGCGCACGGCATCTACCACAGGTGCGATCTCCGCGGGAACGACCTGTCGTCGGCACGAGGCGTCGCCAACCTCCGCAGTGTTGTCATCGACCGCCCCCAGATACTGCAGCTCGCCGAAGCGTTGACCGCCGACCTCGACGTCACCTTCGGCGATGAATGA
- a CDS encoding prepilin peptidase has translation MASLISTVFQILAFGVFLAGTASLAVIDARTMRLPNRVLYPVTATSFGLLAAAAAIGGGWARLGIALGAATVLVLVFGLLHRLTSLGCGDVRLVGLLGLVLGWVGPGVVVTGLLLGVLLAAVVATCLLVTRRMGRGEMLAYGPFLIGGAWLALLLQAT, from the coding sequence ATGGCGTCGCTGATCTCCACGGTCTTCCAGATTCTGGCTTTCGGAGTCTTCCTGGCGGGCACCGCCTCGCTGGCAGTGATCGACGCGCGGACGATGCGTCTGCCGAACCGCGTCCTCTATCCGGTCACCGCCACCAGCTTCGGGTTGCTTGCGGCAGCTGCTGCTATCGGAGGGGGATGGGCTCGGCTCGGTATCGCCCTCGGCGCGGCAACGGTCCTGGTTCTCGTGTTCGGGCTACTACACAGACTTACGAGCCTGGGGTGCGGTGACGTCCGACTCGTTGGGCTTCTCGGCTTGGTTCTTGGCTGGGTCGGGCCGGGCGTCGTCGTCACCGGTCTGCTGCTCGGCGTGCTCCTCGCAGCAGTGGTCGCGACGTGTCTGCTGGTGACGCGACGGATGGGCCGCGGGGAGATGCTCGCTTATGGGCCCTTTCTGATCGGTGGCGCCTGGCTGGCCCTGCTATTGCAGGCCACTTAG
- a CDS encoding VirB4 family type IV secretion system protein, with protein sequence MLTRRRASRQDDLWGRIPTGVGPAGVEVFPRALVIDGSHAATLMVTGYPAEVLPGWIDALTGYPAQLDVALHADPVPARIAAEKLRRRRTRLEAGRRESAGRGRLVDPALESAADTAAQLAHSLARAETKLFTAALYVTAYAGTRDELDALLADVTALLASFLATTQIPTFRMLHALQSTMPGADDRIKQIRILDASALTACAPLLSPDPPQDTNAAASPTAVLAGMSAATGTPVFRDRWRETNHNSLILGSSGAGKSFLAKTDLLRELCNGTVCSVIDPEGEYALIAEAVGGQVVQLGLPGARLNILDLPTPQSAGPCELAARVLDLHALAAVLLGAERAERLRPQLDRAALGAYRQAGITPDVATWSRAAPDLGDVAAEAREALDPSSAELADLLQPYTHGSFSSLFVRAADGNAQPPRHRPQPLTVYTLEHLPEVMRTPAMLLVLSTIWRTAQTADSRRMLLIDEAWQLLQDPAAAQFVYRIAKSARKHRLGLSLVTQDASDLLRTELGTAVACNAATQILLRQAPQALGAVTEAFRCSAGERDFLQAAPRGYALVRTGASRTAITAIATPAEAPLLHTGL encoded by the coding sequence ATGCTGACCCGTCGGAGGGCGTCACGACAGGACGATCTCTGGGGCCGGATTCCGACCGGCGTCGGTCCGGCCGGTGTGGAAGTGTTCCCGCGCGCCCTGGTCATCGATGGCTCACACGCGGCGACCCTCATGGTCACCGGCTACCCCGCGGAGGTACTTCCGGGATGGATCGATGCCCTGACCGGGTACCCGGCACAGCTGGACGTCGCCCTGCACGCCGATCCCGTCCCCGCTCGCATCGCGGCCGAGAAGCTGCGCCGCCGCCGCACCCGCCTGGAGGCCGGACGGCGCGAGTCCGCGGGACGCGGCAGGCTCGTGGACCCGGCCCTCGAGTCGGCGGCCGACACGGCCGCGCAACTGGCCCACAGCCTCGCCCGCGCCGAAACGAAGCTGTTCACCGCCGCCCTGTACGTCACGGCCTACGCCGGTACCCGCGACGAACTCGACGCGCTTCTGGCGGACGTCACGGCGCTACTCGCCTCGTTCCTCGCCACAACACAGATCCCGACATTCCGCATGCTCCACGCCCTGCAGTCGACGATGCCCGGCGCGGACGACCGGATCAAGCAGATCCGCATTCTCGACGCTTCCGCGCTCACGGCGTGCGCGCCGCTCCTTAGCCCCGATCCCCCGCAGGACACGAATGCCGCGGCATCGCCGACCGCAGTCCTCGCCGGCATGTCCGCCGCCACCGGCACGCCCGTCTTCCGCGACCGCTGGAGGGAGACCAACCACAACAGCCTGATCCTCGGATCATCAGGCGCCGGAAAGTCATTCCTCGCCAAAACGGACCTGCTCCGGGAACTGTGCAACGGCACGGTGTGCAGCGTCATCGACCCGGAAGGCGAGTACGCCCTGATCGCGGAGGCTGTCGGCGGCCAAGTCGTACAGCTGGGTCTCCCCGGGGCGCGTCTCAACATCCTCGACTTGCCGACGCCGCAGTCCGCCGGACCCTGCGAGCTCGCGGCGCGGGTCCTCGACCTGCATGCGTTGGCCGCCGTACTCCTCGGCGCCGAACGAGCCGAACGGCTTCGTCCCCAACTCGACCGGGCGGCGCTCGGCGCATACCGGCAGGCCGGCATCACCCCGGACGTCGCCACGTGGAGCCGCGCAGCACCCGACCTTGGCGACGTCGCCGCCGAAGCACGCGAAGCACTCGACCCGTCCTCCGCTGAACTCGCCGATCTCCTCCAGCCGTATACGCACGGATCGTTCAGCTCGCTGTTCGTCAGGGCCGCCGACGGAAACGCGCAGCCGCCTCGGCATCGTCCGCAGCCGCTGACCGTCTATACGCTCGAGCACCTGCCGGAAGTCATGCGCACCCCGGCGATGCTGCTCGTGCTCTCCACGATCTGGCGCACAGCGCAGACTGCGGACTCACGCAGGATGCTGCTGATCGATGAGGCCTGGCAGCTGCTGCAAGATCCTGCCGCGGCCCAGTTCGTCTACCGGATCGCGAAGTCCGCCCGTAAACACCGGCTCGGTCTCTCGCTGGTCACCCAGGACGCCAGCGACCTGCTGCGGACCGAACTCGGAACGGCTGTGGCCTGCAATGCGGCCACGCAGATCCTGCTACGCCAGGCTCCGCAGGCGCTGGGCGCCGTGACGGAGGCGTTCCGGTGCTCGGCCGGTGAGCGCGACTTCCTCCAGGCAGCGCCACGCGGCTACGCCCTCGTGCGCACGGGAGCGTCGCGTACCGCCATCACTGCGATCGCCACCCCGGCCGAGGCGCCCCTTCTCCACACCGGCCTATAG
- the amcA gene encoding multiple cyclophane-containing RiPP AmcA: protein MTILQELAASDAPQLLQLIADGATDAPAPIMAGFDNRPTWDNKGGSFDNRPSWDNWSKK from the coding sequence ATGACCATCCTGCAAGAACTGGCCGCATCCGACGCGCCGCAACTTCTCCAGCTCATCGCCGACGGCGCGACGGACGCACCAGCACCAATCATGGCCGGATTCGACAACCGACCGACCTGGGACAACAAGGGCGGCTCATTCGACAACCGACCCAGCTGGGATAACTGGTCCAAGAAGTAG